One segment of Thermococcus sp. AM4 DNA contains the following:
- a CDS encoding 6-pyruvoyl-tetrahydropterin synthase-related protein: MRLKREFVFFLLVLVAVLFVLRDFLGHGYPPSWGGDAYGHLFKIWKLMPGYSSWIEDWYGGYPFLRFYPPLSYYIGAFFGMVSGSALMGYKITIVIAMLLGAVSMRILLRNLGFSDVTSYAVSIAYILAPYHLRILSPEGNFPRFVGINLAPLLLLAVLYVWRGDRPKALIGGVFLASVLLSHHTLVVTFGLMLVPLIPYLLSIERPSSMKVLRNSSIAGVTALALSAFWIIPFLLERGQAHFLKENSIEYLFRLQSAKLSAVLLPGEGWSFYQGTILYLGVIGALLTLPRPKEKRLLGAGVLVGILASIALSLGYYGPFPELNRLPLLNMVPPYRWLDPLEFFSALGFALLLERIYMNPPERMKAKRAILAVVIILIVLSISDVRLRLNSLKAEEFPGDYAAVLNYIANDNGTGWRYLQWGLWSTQGSRIAYTPAMTGKPILGGWYRQGDPAYPQHTYLNYAIAHDRGYAEKALRAYSVKYVIVDSYFDDAKAGEENLRAMGFREVYSAGSLRLYSWDNWSFLIPKASILVIGNWPLDMGVEYEKGSFIDDYVQHLNEYSVVILDGYKYRDPLVWRKLEEYVKSGGVLVVNTFRSPDAMATRLGVKSVIVHVKGRANLTSSVYNVSAFSNFTYEGDAWTATVYEGNLTPLIKLGNATVLGFRDIGMGRVYFIGLNLPYHAVYTKNEYEAMILKDLLSEYITAPSVDYRVVRWKDGELILRYRTERSTAVILAENYYPHWRAYVDGREIKVSKDGNLGLIELSLPGGEHELRLNFEDPYRPLRWLSLGSLIAALVFLARWRIKYRPPE, encoded by the coding sequence ATGAGGCTCAAAAGGGAGTTTGTATTCTTCTTGCTGGTTCTTGTTGCGGTTCTCTTTGTTCTCCGGGACTTTCTTGGACACGGTTATCCTCCGTCATGGGGCGGCGACGCCTACGGCCACCTTTTCAAAATCTGGAAGCTCATGCCCGGGTATTCCTCCTGGATCGAGGACTGGTACGGGGGTTATCCTTTCCTTCGCTTCTACCCGCCCCTCTCCTACTACATTGGAGCATTCTTTGGCATGGTAAGCGGCTCAGCACTCATGGGTTACAAGATAACGATCGTTATCGCGATGCTCCTCGGAGCGGTTTCGATGAGAATCCTCCTCCGCAACCTCGGCTTCTCCGACGTGACATCGTACGCCGTGTCCATAGCGTACATCCTCGCGCCCTATCACCTCCGAATCCTCTCGCCGGAGGGCAACTTCCCCAGGTTCGTGGGAATAAACCTCGCCCCCCTTCTCCTCCTAGCGGTGCTCTACGTCTGGAGGGGGGATCGTCCAAAGGCCCTCATCGGAGGGGTTTTCCTAGCTTCTGTCCTGCTCAGCCACCACACCCTCGTGGTCACCTTTGGACTCATGCTCGTTCCCCTTATCCCCTATCTCCTGTCGATTGAACGGCCAAGCTCAATGAAGGTACTTCGTAACTCATCGATCGCCGGTGTAACGGCCCTGGCTCTGTCGGCTTTCTGGATCATCCCCTTCCTTCTCGAGAGGGGACAAGCGCACTTCCTCAAGGAGAACTCCATCGAATACCTTTTCCGCCTCCAGAGTGCAAAGCTGAGCGCCGTTCTCCTGCCTGGCGAAGGATGGTCCTTCTATCAGGGCACGATCCTCTACCTTGGAGTCATAGGGGCCCTCCTTACCCTCCCTCGCCCAAAGGAGAAGCGTTTGCTAGGCGCAGGCGTTCTGGTCGGGATATTGGCGTCAATAGCCCTCTCCCTCGGTTACTATGGTCCCTTCCCCGAACTCAACAGGCTTCCACTCCTCAACATGGTGCCTCCCTATAGGTGGCTCGACCCTCTGGAGTTTTTCTCCGCCCTTGGCTTCGCCCTTCTGCTGGAGCGGATATACATGAACCCGCCAGAGCGGATGAAAGCGAAGAGGGCCATTTTGGCCGTTGTCATTATTCTTATTGTTCTCTCCATCTCCGATGTCCGTCTCAGGCTGAACAGTTTGAAGGCGGAGGAATTCCCCGGTGACTATGCCGCGGTTCTCAACTACATTGCAAACGATAACGGAACCGGGTGGAGGTACCTTCAGTGGGGCCTCTGGAGCACCCAGGGTTCTAGGATAGCTTACACCCCAGCGATGACTGGGAAACCTATCCTCGGGGGCTGGTACCGTCAGGGGGATCCTGCATACCCCCAGCATACCTACCTCAACTACGCAATTGCCCACGATAGGGGATACGCAGAAAAGGCCCTGAGGGCGTATTCGGTCAAGTACGTGATCGTGGACTCATACTTCGACGACGCGAAAGCGGGCGAGGAAAACCTGAGGGCAATGGGCTTTAGGGAGGTCTACTCGGCTGGCAGCTTAAGACTGTACTCCTGGGACAACTGGAGCTTTTTGATCCCGAAGGCGAGCATTCTGGTAATCGGAAACTGGCCCCTGGACATGGGAGTCGAGTACGAGAAGGGGAGTTTCATCGACGATTACGTCCAACACCTCAACGAGTACAGCGTTGTGATCCTCGACGGTTACAAGTACAGGGATCCGCTGGTGTGGAGAAAACTTGAGGAATACGTAAAGAGCGGGGGAGTTCTCGTGGTGAACACCTTCAGAAGCCCCGACGCGATGGCGACGAGGCTGGGAGTTAAATCGGTCATAGTCCACGTAAAGGGCAGGGCAAACCTGACCTCCAGCGTTTACAACGTCTCGGCCTTCTCCAACTTCACCTACGAGGGGGACGCATGGACTGCAACGGTCTATGAGGGAAACCTCACTCCCCTGATAAAACTAGGAAACGCCACCGTTCTCGGGTTCAGGGACATTGGAATGGGTAGGGTGTACTTCATAGGGCTCAACCTCCCATACCATGCGGTTTACACGAAAAACGAGTACGAGGCGATGATCCTCAAGGATCTCCTCTCCGAGTACATAACGGCACCCAGCGTTGATTACCGTGTTGTGAGGTGGAAGGACGGGGAGTTAATCCTCCGGTACAGGACGGAGAGAAGCACCGCCGTCATTCTGGCCGAGAACTACTATCCCCACTGGAGGGCATACGTGGATGGCCGGGAGATAAAGGTATCCAAGGACGGGAACCTCGGACTCATTGAACTTTCCCTTCCCGGAGGCGAGCATGAGCTGAGGTTGAACTTTGAAGACCCCTATCGGCCGTTGAGGTGGCTCAGCCTTGGAAGCTTGATCGCTGCTTTGGTCTTCCTGGCCCGCTGGAGAATAAAATACCGGCCGCCCGAATGA
- a CDS encoding nitroreductase family protein, translating to MRVPELARRRKTVRKFRPERPPMEDLLKAIGAAKEVPSGMNAQPWKFVVVDDEWLKGRIRELCEAEERKFYSKTRGDLLAWLQSEGFRPEKPFLSEAPYLVLVFGYTKAPYWLPSTWIAVGYLLLALEELGLGTVTYTPPNPKPVEQLFNAPPDYRLQTILPVGYPADPAPKRRRRKLEEVVSFNGF from the coding sequence ATGCGGGTTCCCGAGCTTGCGAGGCGAAGGAAAACCGTGAGGAAATTCAGGCCCGAGAGGCCGCCGATGGAAGACCTGCTGAAGGCGATAGGGGCGGCAAAAGAAGTCCCGAGCGGCATGAACGCTCAGCCCTGGAAGTTCGTTGTCGTCGACGACGAGTGGCTGAAGGGCCGAATTCGGGAGCTGTGCGAGGCAGAGGAGAGAAAGTTCTACTCAAAAACAAGGGGTGATCTGCTGGCCTGGCTTCAGAGCGAGGGATTCAGGCCGGAGAAGCCCTTCCTGAGCGAGGCCCCGTACCTCGTTCTCGTCTTTGGTTACACAAAGGCCCCTTACTGGCTTCCATCAACGTGGATAGCGGTCGGTTATCTCTTGCTCGCTCTCGAAGAGCTCGGCCTGGGGACCGTAACCTACACCCCGCCCAACCCGAAGCCGGTCGAGCAGCTTTTCAACGCGCCGCCCGACTATCGGCTCCAGACGATCCTGCCGGTCGGCTATCCCGCCGACCCGGCGCCAAAACGCAGAAGGAGAAAGCTTGAGGAGGTGGTGAGCTTCAACGGGTTCTAG
- a CDS encoding PadR family transcriptional regulator, with protein MEKPSYRGHLKILILKMLSEKPLHGYGIMQELKERYGLPQPSPGTIYPILASLRRSGLIEVIGEGKREKRLYRATEKGRRYLEENAGELEEVLRTVERFREFSRLGGVEVGRVLKEAFSSLDELSEEQKEELAEEFRDFVRRIRRILSDARTR; from the coding sequence TTGGAGAAACCCAGCTACCGAGGCCACCTCAAGATCCTCATACTCAAGATGCTCTCCGAGAAGCCCCTCCACGGGTATGGAATAATGCAGGAGCTCAAAGAGCGCTACGGCCTGCCCCAGCCCAGCCCCGGGACGATATATCCGATACTGGCCTCACTACGCAGGTCCGGCCTGATAGAGGTGATCGGCGAGGGAAAGAGGGAGAAGAGGCTCTACCGGGCGACTGAGAAGGGCAGGAGATACCTTGAGGAGAACGCCGGGGAGCTTGAGGAAGTCCTCAGAACGGTGGAGAGGTTCAGGGAGTTCTCCCGCCTGGGCGGGGTCGAGGTGGGGAGGGTCCTCAAGGAGGCCTTCAGCTCGCTCGATGAATTGAGTGAAGAGCAGAAGGAGGAGTTAGCGGAGGAGTTCCGGGACTTCGTCAGAAGGATCAGGAGGATCCTGAGCGACGCTAGAACCCGTTGA
- a CDS encoding glycosyltransferase family 2 protein → MKRKLLSYFSALVVASYLVYLDYLFVQGTVWKVVSVLFPGTPRYPVYAFVRYLFYLTGAFVILIYSAYFIFYLHFRGNEGSKPVPRFFPKVSLVIPAHNEAMNIERLIESIQYQDYPFECYEVILVDDGSVDGTAEIAERYGVKVIRHEKNLGKARALETGIRAAKGDVIITLDADSYFADGSSLRNIVENLFSRPFVGISTGTIRIDVRGGKLIEKFQVIEYLHSFEVGRRVQGYLDWLLVVPGAFSAFKGYFIKSLPAIPKDTLAEDFELAMITYRAGLTSNFEPKAAVYTEPAGSWRELYRQRIRWYYGGLQVMAKYHDMIMNRKYGEKGLFLFFHMILLEYILPVLQVFGMVAFPIILIAQNVLGLSILDITLPPILMAVVFLLVLPLQYLPGVLMSGVAMAIERGPGTAIRYLPVIFLYYPIYNPLLSLAKIDAMLRFLRGVVQAW, encoded by the coding sequence ATGAAACGAAAACTGCTGTCCTATTTCTCAGCCCTCGTAGTTGCGAGTTATCTCGTGTACCTCGACTACCTCTTCGTCCAGGGAACTGTATGGAAAGTTGTCTCGGTTCTCTTTCCCGGAACCCCCAGATACCCGGTCTACGCGTTCGTTCGATACCTCTTCTACCTGACAGGGGCCTTCGTCATCCTGATATATTCGGCCTACTTCATTTTCTACCTCCATTTCAGGGGGAACGAGGGCTCTAAACCTGTTCCCCGCTTCTTCCCGAAGGTCTCGCTGGTTATACCCGCCCACAACGAGGCCATGAACATCGAGCGTCTGATCGAGAGCATTCAGTACCAGGACTATCCCTTCGAGTGCTACGAGGTCATACTCGTGGACGACGGCAGCGTTGACGGGACGGCGGAGATAGCCGAAAGGTACGGGGTTAAGGTGATCCGGCACGAGAAAAACCTCGGAAAGGCTCGCGCACTGGAAACGGGGATACGGGCTGCTAAGGGTGACGTGATAATAACCCTGGATGCCGATTCCTACTTCGCCGACGGCTCATCACTGAGGAACATCGTGGAGAACCTGTTCAGCCGGCCCTTCGTGGGCATCTCCACCGGCACAATCAGGATCGACGTCAGGGGCGGAAAGCTGATAGAGAAGTTCCAGGTCATCGAGTACCTCCATTCCTTCGAGGTGGGACGAAGGGTTCAGGGCTATCTTGACTGGCTTCTCGTGGTTCCAGGAGCGTTTTCAGCCTTCAAGGGATACTTCATAAAGTCACTTCCCGCAATACCCAAGGACACGCTGGCGGAAGACTTTGAGCTCGCGATGATCACGTACCGCGCGGGGCTGACCTCAAACTTCGAGCCGAAGGCCGCCGTTTACACGGAGCCAGCTGGCTCGTGGAGAGAACTCTACCGGCAGAGGATAAGGTGGTATTACGGGGGACTTCAGGTTATGGCCAAGTATCACGACATGATAATGAACAGGAAGTACGGGGAGAAGGGCCTTTTCCTGTTCTTTCACATGATCCTCCTTGAGTACATCCTTCCGGTTCTTCAGGTGTTCGGTATGGTGGCGTTCCCCATAATACTGATCGCCCAGAACGTTCTCGGCCTGAGTATACTCGACATAACCTTGCCTCCCATTCTCATGGCCGTGGTCTTTCTCCTCGTCCTCCCTCTCCAGTACCTGCCCGGAGTATTGATGAGCGGCGTTGCAATGGCCATTGAAAGAGGCCCGGGGACGGCTATCAGGTATCTTCCTGTGATATTCCTTTACTACCCGATCTACAACCCTCTCCTCTCCCTGGCGAAGATAGACGCGATGCTGAGATTCCTCAGGGGGGTGGTTCAGGCTTGGTAA
- a CDS encoding ATPase: MKVVLKPLFEAELPAGFEDIVREKLRGRELKTGETVEVELLGKPLPFKVLLAEPSPLKVGKGTKIEFSAGEVEEFTLEFESEVDDAIPFAKGLVVVLGSEVRIYNWSGQKVYSREFENLKKVRAAEGKVVVVHGREVTVVEP, translated from the coding sequence ATGAAGGTCGTCCTAAAGCCGCTCTTCGAGGCTGAACTTCCAGCCGGTTTCGAGGATATAGTGAGGGAGAAGCTCAGGGGCAGGGAGCTGAAGACTGGAGAGACCGTCGAGGTGGAACTCCTCGGAAAGCCCCTGCCGTTTAAGGTCCTCTTGGCCGAGCCGAGCCCCTTGAAGGTGGGCAAAGGAACTAAAATCGAGTTCTCCGCTGGAGAAGTTGAGGAGTTCACGCTCGAGTTCGAGAGTGAAGTAGATGATGCAATTCCATTCGCGAAGGGACTGGTCGTTGTTCTCGGGAGTGAGGTTCGAATCTACAACTGGAGCGGGCAAAAGGTTTATAGCAGAGAGTTCGAGAACCTGAAAAAGGTTAGAGCCGCCGAGGGAAAGGTGGTGGTAGTGCATGGCAGGGAAGTCACGGTCGTTGAGCCTTGA
- the nth gene encoding endonuclease III, protein MAGKSRSLSLEGFTFNESWEEKRKRAEKIVEILMKTHPREKLLIGDPYRTLVHCIISQRMRDEVTYRVWEELFEKYRDIETIANTPVDEMREFLRKRGVGLWKTKGEWIVKASRIILEKYNGKVPDDINELMKLPGIGRKCANIVLAYGFGKQAIPVDTHVNRISKRLGLAPPRVPPEKVEEYLRELIPKEKWIYVNHAMVDHGRSICKPIRPKCESCPLKELCPYAKGLVGDEDIKGANKTEKRK, encoded by the coding sequence ATGGCAGGGAAGTCACGGTCGTTGAGCCTTGAGGGCTTTACCTTCAACGAAAGCTGGGAGGAGAAGCGGAAGAGGGCCGAAAAAATCGTTGAAATCCTTATGAAGACCCACCCGAGGGAAAAGCTCCTGATCGGCGACCCCTACAGGACGCTGGTTCACTGCATAATCTCCCAGCGCATGAGGGACGAAGTAACTTATCGCGTCTGGGAGGAGCTTTTTGAGAAATACAGGGACATCGAGACGATAGCCAACACGCCGGTTGATGAGATGCGCGAGTTCCTCAGGAAGAGGGGCGTCGGCCTCTGGAAGACGAAGGGCGAGTGGATTGTGAAGGCCTCACGGATAATCCTTGAGAAGTATAACGGAAAAGTGCCCGATGACATCAACGAGCTGATGAAACTGCCGGGCATAGGCCGGAAGTGTGCCAACATAGTTCTTGCCTACGGCTTCGGGAAGCAGGCCATTCCCGTTGACACGCACGTGAACAGGATAAGCAAGCGCCTCGGTCTGGCCCCGCCGAGGGTTCCCCCGGAGAAGGTCGAGGAGTATCTGAGGGAGTTGATTCCAAAGGAGAAGTGGATTTACGTGAACCACGCGATGGTTGACCATGGGAGGAGCATATGCAAGCCGATAAGGCCGAAGTGCGAAAGCTGTCCGCTGAAGGAGCTGTGCCCCTACGCGAAGGGACTCGTCGGGGACGAGGATATAAAAGGAGCAAACAAAACGGAGAAACGGAAATGA
- the artF gene encoding archaeosortase family protein ArtF, with translation MKRNSLAFGILQLLGYLLLFSILILVIGTKFGGPLVRIEAKNVHVLLKVLGVPNTLMGNMVYLPEERLSFEITWQCSGMFSISLYTIVYLTFPGIRRNPWEWLFGVSVLYLANFLRVVTSILLYHHFGEKVFSFFHYILGPALMFGVVVLLLGDLLVKSLRERRQN, from the coding sequence ATGAAGAGGAATAGCCTCGCCTTTGGAATACTGCAGCTCCTCGGGTATCTCCTCCTGTTCTCCATCCTGATACTCGTGATCGGAACCAAATTCGGCGGTCCTCTTGTTAGGATTGAGGCAAAGAACGTCCACGTGCTGCTGAAGGTTCTCGGAGTTCCAAACACCCTCATGGGGAACATGGTGTACCTCCCGGAGGAGCGCCTCTCCTTCGAGATAACCTGGCAGTGCAGCGGGATGTTCAGCATAAGCCTTTACACCATCGTCTACCTGACCTTTCCGGGTATACGAAGAAATCCCTGGGAATGGCTCTTCGGGGTCTCGGTCCTTTACCTGGCGAACTTTCTCCGCGTCGTTACCTCGATACTCCTCTACCACCACTTCGGGGAGAAGGTGTTCTCGTTCTTCCATTACATCCTCGGGCCCGCGCTGATGTTTGGAGTAGTGGTTCTTCTGCTGGGGGATCTTCTGGTGAAGAGCCTGAGGGAGAGACGACAAAATTGA
- a CDS encoding ATP-binding cassette domain-containing protein, with protein MLIRGKVAGSEIPRFKHRWFGILEVEAGGEKYRLYMTGNVAQWFLNGDEVEVEILHKPKEKDGVKVLDFDDYELWKFYEGDKIPVWPLFEKTVEAKRYSPLTGELLYTYKIRAREAKYESDFEAIAELEQYHYASQKEKVALWRCENGHIFEANTKQKCPICGAESHILEIKGSTPASRFFIFELVEREEYEPRILSYVRVDPPIPLMHRRLPNGEIEKNIREKVFPKEWFHPAFWPERIMKELYEELKRKYGKRRIARSYLWEQAKWKALAETNTAGARIARVVVHPDYRSDGLGQLSVKSALEWIAERRIPEMRKRKHIVETIAQMARYNPFFEKVGFKFLWETASGRPVLFYPLTEEAKEYIERFLREDPYAPKDGRLWKPSYGKVEPLAGPIKFLNVSKVFESELDIKGLPEEIQELLKAFGVRHRVIQRPVLRNLNFEIQPGELIAVVGASGAGKTTLLRLILGSANGWWEERFRPTEGKIEVPDNAKVSVMIPGEFEPTFGTESILEHVYRKISDLNAAVEILNRAGLSDAVLYRAKYGELSTGQKERARIASLLAEKPNLLLIDEFAAHLDTLTAMRVAKKVGEIIREAGITALIITHRPEVLKALDPDRVLFVGYGTARLKENEREGQ; from the coding sequence ATGCTCATAAGGGGGAAAGTTGCAGGTAGCGAAATCCCGCGCTTCAAGCACCGCTGGTTCGGGATCCTCGAAGTTGAAGCCGGTGGAGAAAAATACCGCCTCTACATGACGGGCAACGTCGCCCAATGGTTTCTGAACGGTGATGAGGTTGAGGTCGAAATCCTCCACAAGCCGAAGGAGAAGGACGGCGTCAAGGTTCTCGACTTCGACGATTATGAGCTTTGGAAGTTCTACGAAGGCGATAAAATTCCGGTGTGGCCCCTCTTCGAGAAAACCGTTGAGGCCAAGCGCTACTCGCCTTTGACCGGCGAGCTCCTCTACACATACAAAATCCGCGCCCGCGAGGCGAAATACGAGTCCGACTTCGAGGCGATAGCCGAGCTGGAGCAGTACCACTACGCGAGCCAGAAGGAGAAGGTGGCCTTATGGCGCTGTGAGAACGGCCACATCTTCGAGGCCAACACCAAGCAGAAGTGCCCAATCTGCGGGGCCGAGAGCCACATACTCGAGATAAAGGGCTCAACTCCGGCGTCGCGCTTCTTCATCTTCGAGCTCGTCGAGAGGGAAGAATACGAGCCGAGAATTCTCAGCTACGTCCGCGTTGACCCGCCGATACCGCTCATGCACCGTCGCTTGCCGAACGGCGAAATTGAGAAGAACATCCGCGAGAAGGTCTTTCCGAAGGAGTGGTTCCACCCGGCATTCTGGCCGGAGCGCATAATGAAGGAACTCTACGAGGAGCTGAAGAGGAAGTACGGAAAGAGGAGGATAGCCCGCTCCTACCTCTGGGAGCAGGCCAAGTGGAAAGCTTTGGCGGAAACCAATACAGCAGGCGCGAGGATTGCGAGGGTCGTTGTTCACCCTGACTACCGCTCCGACGGGCTGGGCCAGTTGAGCGTCAAGTCGGCCCTCGAGTGGATAGCCGAGCGCAGGATTCCTGAGATGCGGAAGAGGAAGCACATTGTCGAGACCATAGCGCAGATGGCCCGCTACAACCCGTTTTTCGAGAAGGTCGGCTTCAAGTTCCTCTGGGAGACCGCGAGCGGAAGGCCGGTTCTCTTCTACCCGCTGACAGAGGAGGCTAAAGAATACATCGAGCGCTTCCTTCGTGAAGACCCCTACGCTCCAAAGGACGGAAGGCTCTGGAAGCCCAGCTATGGAAAGGTTGAGCCCTTAGCCGGGCCGATAAAGTTCCTCAACGTCAGCAAGGTCTTCGAGAGCGAGCTTGACATAAAAGGCCTGCCCGAGGAGATTCAGGAACTGCTGAAGGCCTTTGGAGTGAGACACCGCGTCATCCAGAGGCCCGTTCTGAGGAACCTGAACTTCGAAATCCAGCCGGGAGAGCTCATAGCCGTTGTCGGCGCGAGCGGGGCTGGAAAGACGACGTTGCTGAGGCTCATTCTCGGCTCGGCCAACGGCTGGTGGGAGGAGCGCTTTAGACCGACTGAAGGTAAGATTGAGGTTCCCGACAACGCCAAGGTCTCAGTGATGATTCCCGGTGAGTTTGAGCCGACCTTTGGAACCGAGAGCATCTTGGAGCACGTTTACAGGAAGATAAGCGACCTCAACGCCGCCGTGGAGATACTCAACAGGGCGGGTTTGAGCGACGCCGTCCTTTACAGGGCGAAGTACGGCGAGCTGAGCACGGGCCAGAAGGAGAGGGCGAGGATAGCTTCGCTTCTGGCAGAGAAGCCCAACCTGCTCCTCATTGACGAGTTCGCGGCCCATCTCGACACGCTCACTGCCATGCGCGTCGCCAAAAAAGTAGGGGAGATAATCCGCGAGGCAGGCATAACGGCCCTGATAATCACCCACAGGCCCGAAGTGCTGAAGGCCCTCGACCCGGACAGGGTGCTCTTCGTGGGCTACGGGACGGCGAGGCTTAAGGAGAACGAGAGAGAAGGGCAATAA
- a CDS encoding helix-turn-helix domain-containing protein, which translates to MVKRLLPLLIILLLIVPIATAAGVVYVISDQGDIPLYRALSERVDVSLSKKPGGDVILALDLNYNFLNETGKEYLVMLLREAKSGKTVIIGLNTLRSLELEVPETMKLLGLSVAFRKAGIIEIAPENGFKFKPFGYDSDVYGLAEVNASNGKILLEAEGHPILIETPVGRGRLVILTINPADYYLNTENPAVVDFLVAIIKHYTGGGFPVGTAVALGIAGATAAYIATSNNPQAEKVRRWIKTVPIIFGRFITPPEDVLKNSTRAAIYNYIKAKGYSTIDDVASTFSISRTNARWHLSVLKRARLVDETSVGKVIVFHLPGQENRRRAVRDFLLENTTRRKIYELLQKGKSLSEIARILGVSKSTVHYNIQILKEYGVLGEEDEEE; encoded by the coding sequence TTGGTAAAGAGACTACTGCCCCTTCTAATCATCCTCCTGCTCATAGTTCCAATAGCCACGGCCGCGGGAGTCGTTTACGTTATCTCGGACCAGGGAGACATCCCCCTGTATCGGGCCCTTTCCGAGAGGGTGGACGTGTCCCTCTCCAAGAAGCCAGGGGGAGACGTTATCCTCGCCCTGGATCTTAACTACAACTTCCTCAACGAGACGGGAAAGGAGTACCTCGTAATGCTCCTCCGGGAGGCAAAGTCCGGTAAGACCGTTATAATCGGCCTTAACACTCTCAGAAGCCTTGAGCTCGAGGTTCCCGAGACCATGAAACTCCTCGGTCTCTCGGTTGCGTTCAGAAAGGCCGGAATCATTGAGATAGCCCCTGAAAACGGTTTCAAGTTCAAGCCCTTTGGCTACGATTCCGACGTCTACGGTCTGGCCGAGGTAAATGCCTCCAATGGCAAGATACTGCTGGAGGCGGAGGGCCATCCAATTCTGATCGAAACGCCCGTTGGGAGGGGAAGGCTTGTAATACTGACGATAAATCCGGCGGATTACTACCTCAACACCGAGAACCCCGCGGTTGTCGATTTTCTCGTGGCAATCATAAAGCACTACACCGGTGGGGGATTTCCCGTCGGAACAGCCGTGGCCCTGGGCATAGCGGGAGCGACAGCGGCTTACATCGCCACCTCCAACAACCCCCAGGCTGAGAAGGTTAGGAGATGGATAAAGACCGTTCCCATAATCTTCGGAAGGTTCATAACCCCACCCGAAGACGTTCTCAAGAACAGCACGAGGGCGGCAATATACAACTACATCAAGGCCAAAGGGTACTCAACAATAGACGACGTGGCTTCCACATTTTCCATTTCAAGGACCAATGCCCGCTGGCATCTCAGCGTTCTCAAAAGGGCCCGGCTAGTGGACGAAACCTCAGTTGGTAAGGTTATAGTCTTCCATCTGCCGGGACAGGAAAACCGCAGGAGGGCCGTGCGCGATTTCCTCCTCGAGAACACGACGCGCAGGAAGATATACGAGCTCCTCCAGAAGGGGAAAAGCTTAAGCGAGATCGCCAGAATACTCGGGGTGAGCAAGTCCACCGTTCACTACAACATCCAGATCCTCAAGGAGTACGGGGTGCTGGGGGAGGAAGATGAAGAGGAATAG